In Arthrobacter sp. StoSoilB5, one genomic interval encodes:
- the uvrC gene encoding excinuclease ABC subunit UvrC has translation MANPASYRPQTGEIPTTPGVYRFRDPHGRVIYVGKAKNLRSRLNSYFANPSGLLPKTHAMVHAASSVEWTVVGSELESLQLEYTWIKEFKPRFNVVFRDDKTYPYLAVTMGEKYPRVQVMRGERKKGTRYFGPYTAGAIRETMDTLLRVFPVRSCSAGVLKRAQASGRPCLLGYIDKCAAPCVGRVTPEEHRQLAEDFCAFMGGEAKRFIGRLEKDMAAAVAELDYERAAGLRDDIIALRKVFERNAVVLAEDTDADVFALHEDELEASVQVFHVRGGRVRGQRGWVVEKVEDATTPELIEHLLQQVYGEDSEVQGRIPREVLVPENPSNHAELSEWLGGLRGAKVDIRVPQRGDKAALMSTVRENAEQALKLHKTRRAGDITVRSLALQELQEALELPVPLLRIECFDISHVQGTNVVASMVVVEDGLPKKSDYRKFSITGAAAADDTAAMHDVLTRRFRHYLTDKAAQVPVSGEIINPTRMGTAAAPNGTEAPPSDPTMPAPKAKFAYPPNLVVVDGGQPQVNAAARALAELGIDDVHVVGLAKRLEEVWLPNSDFPVILPRTSQGLYLLQRIRDEAHRFAITFHRQKRGKAMTVSALDGVPGLGEAKRKALVAHFGSLKKIKAASVEELTSAKGIGPALAAAVVQHLGSSEDAGEAAPAVNMTTGEILES, from the coding sequence GTGGCAAATCCAGCAAGTTACCGGCCCCAGACGGGTGAAATTCCCACCACGCCGGGCGTCTACCGTTTCCGCGACCCCCACGGTCGCGTCATCTACGTGGGCAAAGCCAAGAACCTCCGCTCCAGGCTGAATTCCTACTTTGCGAATCCCTCCGGGCTGCTACCCAAGACGCATGCGATGGTGCATGCCGCGAGCAGCGTGGAGTGGACCGTGGTGGGCAGCGAGCTGGAGTCGCTACAGCTGGAGTACACCTGGATCAAGGAATTCAAGCCGCGCTTCAATGTGGTCTTCCGGGACGACAAGACGTATCCCTACCTGGCCGTCACCATGGGGGAGAAGTACCCCAGGGTGCAGGTCATGCGTGGCGAGCGGAAGAAGGGCACGAGGTATTTTGGCCCCTACACCGCGGGCGCCATCCGGGAAACGATGGACACGCTCCTTCGCGTGTTCCCCGTGCGCAGTTGCAGTGCGGGCGTCTTGAAGCGGGCGCAAGCCAGCGGGCGCCCGTGCCTCTTGGGCTACATCGACAAATGCGCGGCACCCTGTGTTGGCCGCGTGACGCCGGAGGAGCACCGCCAACTGGCGGAGGACTTCTGCGCCTTCATGGGCGGCGAGGCCAAGCGCTTCATCGGCCGGCTTGAAAAGGATATGGCGGCTGCCGTCGCGGAACTCGACTACGAGCGCGCCGCGGGGCTCAGGGACGACATCATCGCTCTGCGCAAGGTCTTTGAGCGCAACGCCGTTGTCCTTGCGGAGGATACGGACGCCGACGTCTTCGCTCTGCATGAAGACGAGCTCGAAGCCTCGGTGCAGGTTTTCCACGTCCGTGGCGGGCGGGTCCGTGGGCAGCGTGGTTGGGTGGTGGAGAAAGTCGAAGACGCCACGACGCCGGAACTCATCGAGCACCTGCTGCAGCAGGTCTACGGGGAAGACAGCGAGGTCCAGGGCCGCATCCCGCGGGAAGTACTGGTCCCGGAGAACCCGAGCAACCACGCCGAACTCAGCGAATGGCTGGGCGGGCTCCGTGGGGCCAAGGTGGATATCCGCGTACCCCAACGTGGTGACAAGGCTGCGCTTATGTCCACGGTCCGGGAGAACGCCGAGCAAGCGCTGAAGCTGCACAAGACCCGCCGCGCCGGGGATATCACCGTCCGCTCGCTGGCCCTTCAGGAGCTTCAGGAGGCCCTTGAGCTTCCGGTGCCGCTGCTCCGGATCGAGTGTTTCGATATTTCACATGTCCAAGGGACCAACGTCGTGGCGTCCATGGTGGTGGTGGAAGACGGCTTGCCCAAGAAGTCCGATTACCGCAAGTTTTCCATCACGGGAGCAGCGGCAGCGGATGACACAGCCGCCATGCATGATGTCCTCACGCGCCGCTTCCGCCATTACTTGACGGACAAGGCCGCCCAGGTGCCTGTCTCCGGCGAAATCATCAATCCGACGCGTATGGGCACCGCCGCAGCTCCCAACGGGACTGAAGCGCCGCCGTCGGACCCCACCATGCCGGCCCCCAAGGCCAAGTTCGCATACCCGCCCAACCTGGTTGTGGTGGACGGTGGCCAGCCACAGGTCAATGCCGCAGCCCGTGCGTTGGCGGAGTTGGGCATCGACGACGTCCATGTGGTTGGCCTGGCAAAGCGCCTCGAAGAAGTCTGGCTGCCCAACAGCGACTTCCCGGTGATCCTTCCCCGGACTTCGCAAGGCTTGTATCTGCTGCAGCGCATCCGCGATGAAGCCCACCGCTTCGCCATCACCTTCCACCGGCAAAAGCGGGGCAAGGCCATGACGGTCTCAGCCCTGGACGGCGTTCCGGGCCTGGGAGAGGCCAAACGCAAGGCCCTGGTGGCGCATTTTGGCTCCCTCAAGAAGATCAAGGCGGCCAGTGTGGAGGAACTTACCTCCGCCAAGGGCATCGGTCCGGCATTGGCAGCTGCCGTCGTGCAGCATCTGGGATCCAGCGAAGACGCAGGTGAAGCCGCTCCCGCCGTGAACATGACCACCGGCGAAATCCTCGAATCTTAG
- the rapZ gene encoding RNase adapter RapZ: MDEATAGAGAEQDGLTPVKPPEAELLVVTGMSGAGRSTASDALEDHGWYVVDNLPPQMLGTLAEIVSHAPKSIPKLAVVVDVRSKDLFTDIQTALGALSATGITFRVLFLDASDEVLVRRFEQGRRPHPLQGGGRILDGIGIEREVLRELREHADVVLDTSEFNVHGLATAITELFSDTGPVTLRLNVMSFGFKYGLPVDANFVADARFIPNPHWVPQLRPHTGLDEDVSDYVLTADGVQEFVDRYVKALEPVLDGYRQENKHYATLAVGCTGGKHRSVAVAVELSKRLAQYPRVTVTTSHRDLGRE, translated from the coding sequence ATGGATGAGGCAACGGCAGGAGCCGGCGCGGAGCAGGACGGACTGACGCCCGTCAAGCCACCGGAGGCGGAACTGCTGGTGGTTACCGGCATGTCGGGGGCGGGTCGCAGTACCGCTTCGGACGCGTTGGAGGACCACGGTTGGTACGTTGTGGACAACCTTCCTCCGCAGATGCTTGGCACTTTGGCGGAAATCGTCTCGCACGCGCCAAAATCCATCCCTAAGCTGGCCGTAGTTGTGGACGTTAGAAGCAAGGACCTCTTCACCGACATCCAGACAGCCCTGGGCGCCTTGAGTGCCACAGGCATCACCTTCCGGGTACTGTTCCTCGATGCCAGCGACGAAGTCCTGGTCCGCCGGTTCGAACAAGGCCGGCGCCCTCATCCGCTGCAAGGCGGGGGACGGATCCTTGACGGAATCGGCATTGAGCGGGAGGTCTTGCGCGAACTCCGGGAGCATGCCGACGTTGTATTGGACACCAGTGAATTCAACGTGCACGGGCTTGCAACAGCGATCACTGAATTGTTCAGCGATACCGGACCTGTGACGCTCCGGCTGAACGTCATGAGTTTTGGATTCAAGTACGGGTTGCCTGTAGACGCAAACTTCGTTGCCGACGCCCGTTTCATTCCCAACCCGCACTGGGTTCCGCAGCTCCGTCCCCACACAGGACTGGATGAGGACGTCAGCGATTATGTGCTCACAGCCGATGGGGTCCAGGAGTTTGTTGACCGTTACGTCAAGGCCCTGGAGCCGGTTCTGGACGGCTACCGCCAGGAAAACAAGCACTACGCCACGCTGGCCGTGGGGTGCACCGGTGGCAAGCACCGTTCGGTAGCAGTCGCCGTCGAACTCTCCAAGCGCCTTGCTCAGTATCCGCGCGTTACGGTCACAACATCCCACCGCGACCTGGGGCGTGAGTAA
- a CDS encoding lysophospholipid acyltransferase family protein, which translates to MAVFDAIRWTTRGLISTTCRPTVIGLENVPKEGPFIVAPNHLSFLDSVIVQALMPRPVAFFAKAEYFTTKGVKGAVMKSFFEAVGSIPVERGEQAASVQALKTLLDILEAGKGIGIYPEGTRSRDGILYRGRTGVGWLALTTGAPVIPVGLIGTEKLQPADKNAVRPQHFTMKVGEPLYFDKTGPDHSLPARRQVTDKIMDAIAALSGQERSTSYNQSKSVD; encoded by the coding sequence ATGGCAGTCTTTGATGCGATCCGCTGGACTACCCGTGGACTGATCTCCACCACGTGCCGGCCCACGGTCATTGGACTGGAGAACGTGCCCAAAGAAGGCCCGTTCATCGTGGCGCCCAACCATCTCTCTTTCCTGGACAGCGTCATTGTGCAGGCGCTCATGCCGCGTCCGGTTGCGTTCTTCGCCAAAGCGGAATACTTCACCACGAAAGGCGTCAAAGGCGCTGTGATGAAGTCCTTCTTCGAAGCCGTCGGTTCCATCCCGGTGGAACGCGGTGAGCAGGCAGCAAGCGTGCAGGCGCTCAAGACCCTCCTGGACATCCTGGAGGCCGGAAAAGGCATTGGCATCTACCCTGAGGGCACCCGGTCCCGCGACGGCATCCTTTACCGCGGCCGGACCGGCGTGGGTTGGTTGGCGCTCACCACTGGTGCACCAGTGATCCCCGTGGGGCTTATAGGCACAGAGAAACTACAGCCCGCGGATAAGAACGCGGTCCGTCCCCAGCACTTCACTATGAAAGTTGGCGAGCCGCTCTACTTCGACAAGACGGGCCCGGACCATTCCCTCCCTGCGCGCCGGCAGGTTACGGACAAAATCATGGATGCCATCGCTGCCCTGAGCGGACAGGAACGTTCCACGAGCTACAACCAGAGCAAGTCGGTGGACTGA
- a CDS encoding HAD hydrolase-like protein translates to MTQTTVPVIFDLDGTLVDPAGGITGGISAALREMGLPVPEQALLNAMVGPKLSDALLHLADVPTELVDETISRYRQHYKETGIGQSKLYPGIFDLLEFFAETGRAVAVATQKPQGIARVVLEHHGISDFFVSIRGAADDESLAANSASGKIEIVGAALADLHSQPAVMVGDRHQDVAGAMANGLDCIGVRWGFAPDGELEDAGAVAVVGTALELRTKIEELDAVRAAALSEVQNDGSL, encoded by the coding sequence GTGACTCAAACAACGGTGCCCGTAATTTTCGATCTGGACGGCACCCTTGTCGATCCAGCCGGTGGTATCACGGGAGGAATATCCGCAGCCCTGCGCGAAATGGGCCTCCCAGTTCCGGAACAGGCCTTGCTGAATGCCATGGTTGGCCCCAAGCTCAGCGACGCATTGCTGCATTTGGCGGATGTGCCCACGGAATTGGTCGATGAAACCATTTCCCGCTACCGGCAGCATTACAAGGAAACCGGTATTGGCCAGAGTAAGTTGTATCCGGGAATCTTCGACCTCCTTGAATTCTTCGCCGAAACAGGACGGGCCGTTGCCGTAGCAACCCAGAAGCCGCAAGGTATTGCCCGGGTAGTCCTTGAGCATCACGGTATTTCGGATTTCTTTGTATCCATTCGAGGAGCTGCTGACGATGAGTCGCTGGCGGCCAATTCTGCTTCCGGCAAGATCGAGATTGTTGGCGCAGCCTTGGCGGACCTCCACTCGCAGCCCGCAGTGATGGTAGGGGACCGGCACCAGGACGTTGCCGGTGCGATGGCCAACGGACTGGATTGCATTGGTGTTCGCTGGGGCTTCGCCCCCGACGGCGAGTTGGAGGATGCCGGCGCGGTGGCCGTGGTTGGCACTGCCCTTGAATTGCGAACCAAGATTGAAGAACTTGACGCTGTCCGCGCGGCAGCCCTGAGCGAGGTACAAAACGATGGCAGTCTTTGA
- a CDS encoding phosphoglycerate kinase produces the protein MTSHTLNELIAEGVRGRYILVRSDLNVPLDGSTVTDDGRIKASLPVLKKLSDAGARVLVTAHLGRPKGAPEEKYSLKPAAARLGELADFNVQLAADTVGDSAKELAAALQDGDVLVLENVRFDPRETSKDDAERGAFADELVALTGDNGAFVDDAFGAVHRKHASVYDVATRLPSYLGDLVHTEVEVLRKLTADTQRPYVVVLGGSKVSDKLAVIDNLLGKADTILVGGGMLFTFLAAEGHKVAGSLLEEDQIPVVQDYLKRAADAGTSFVIPTDVVVASRFAADAEHEVVRADAIEESSFGASGIGLDIGPESASAFAAQIEGAKTVFWNGPMGVFEFEAFSSGTRAIAQALTDTVAFTVVGGGDSAAAVRTLGFEDSQFGHISTGGGASLEYLEGKELPGLSVLDR, from the coding sequence ATGACATCTCACACCCTCAACGAACTCATCGCTGAAGGTGTCCGCGGGCGGTACATTCTGGTCAGAAGTGACCTTAATGTGCCGCTCGACGGCTCTACAGTGACCGACGACGGCCGCATCAAGGCCTCCCTCCCGGTCCTTAAGAAGCTCTCGGACGCCGGTGCCCGTGTGCTCGTAACCGCCCACCTCGGCCGCCCCAAGGGCGCTCCGGAGGAAAAGTACTCGCTGAAGCCCGCTGCAGCCCGCCTCGGCGAACTCGCGGACTTTAACGTCCAATTGGCTGCTGATACCGTTGGCGACTCCGCCAAGGAGCTGGCAGCTGCACTGCAGGATGGCGACGTACTCGTTCTCGAAAACGTGCGATTCGACCCCCGCGAGACCAGCAAGGACGACGCCGAGCGTGGCGCTTTCGCTGACGAGCTGGTTGCCTTGACTGGTGACAACGGCGCGTTCGTGGACGACGCCTTCGGCGCAGTCCACCGCAAGCACGCCAGCGTCTACGACGTCGCAACGCGCCTGCCGTCCTACCTCGGCGATCTGGTGCACACCGAAGTGGAAGTCCTGCGGAAGCTTACCGCCGACACCCAGCGGCCTTACGTCGTTGTCCTGGGCGGGTCCAAAGTCTCCGACAAGCTGGCAGTCATCGACAACCTGCTTGGCAAGGCGGACACCATCCTGGTTGGTGGCGGCATGCTGTTCACCTTCCTGGCAGCAGAAGGCCACAAGGTAGCTGGGAGCCTTCTGGAAGAGGACCAGATTCCTGTGGTGCAGGACTACCTCAAGCGCGCGGCCGACGCCGGAACTTCGTTCGTGATCCCCACGGACGTCGTCGTGGCCAGCCGTTTCGCAGCGGATGCCGAACACGAAGTTGTCCGTGCGGATGCCATCGAGGAGAGCTCCTTTGGTGCCTCCGGCATTGGCCTGGACATTGGCCCTGAATCCGCGTCTGCTTTTGCAGCGCAGATCGAAGGAGCCAAGACCGTCTTCTGGAACGGCCCCATGGGCGTCTTTGAATTCGAGGCGTTCTCCAGCGGCACCCGAGCCATCGCCCAAGCCCTGACTGACACCGTAGCCTTCACCGTGGTGGGTGGCGGCGACTCAGCCGCAGCAGTACGGACCCTAGGCTTCGAAGATTCCCAGTTTGGCCACATCTCCACCGGTGGCGGCGCCAGCCTGGAATACCTCGAAGGCAAGGAACTTCCCGGCCTCAGCGTCCTGGACCGCTAA
- a CDS encoding superoxide dismutase, with product MTEYVLPELGYDYAALEPHISAKIMELHHSKHHAAYVAGANNALKQLAEARETGDFANINRLSKDLAFHTGGHINHSVFWNNISPDGGDKPEGELAAAIEDAFGSFDAFRAQFTAAALGLQGSGWAFLAYEPIGGNLVIEQLYDQQGNVAVGTTPLLMLDMWEHAFYLDYVNVKADYVKAFWNIANWADVAKRFEAARANATGLIVL from the coding sequence GTGACAGAGTACGTTCTGCCCGAGCTCGGCTACGACTACGCAGCACTTGAGCCGCACATTTCGGCAAAAATCATGGAGCTGCACCACAGCAAGCACCACGCTGCCTACGTTGCAGGCGCCAACAACGCCCTCAAGCAGCTCGCAGAAGCCCGCGAAACGGGTGACTTCGCCAACATCAACCGCCTCTCCAAGGACCTTGCGTTCCACACCGGCGGCCACATCAACCACTCCGTGTTCTGGAACAACATCTCCCCGGACGGCGGCGATAAGCCTGAAGGCGAACTCGCAGCCGCCATCGAGGACGCCTTCGGTTCGTTCGACGCTTTCCGTGCCCAGTTCACCGCTGCTGCACTCGGCCTGCAGGGTTCCGGCTGGGCCTTCCTGGCCTACGAGCCCATCGGTGGCAACCTGGTCATCGAGCAGCTCTACGATCAGCAGGGCAACGTCGCCGTTGGCACTACTCCGCTGCTCATGCTGGACATGTGGGAGCACGCGTTCTACCTGGACTACGTCAACGTCAAGGCTGACTACGTCAAGGCATTCTGGAACATCGCCAACTGGGCAGACGTCGCCAAGCGCTTCGAAGCAGCCCGCGCCAACGCCACGGGCCTCATTGTTCTGTAG
- the yvcK gene encoding uridine diphosphate-N-acetylglucosamine-binding protein YvcK, with amino-acid sequence MGVLTGPLPLIPPKGVPGSQQHKSPSVVALGGGHGLAASLSALRLLTSELTAIVTVADDGGSSGRLRDEYGVLPPGDLRMALSALCDDTDWGRTWRDVMQHRFNAGTAKGGSLDHHAMGNLLIVTLWELLGDTVAGLKWAGALLGARGQVLPMSSVPLTIEGQARVELPGGGHELQTVSGQAKCAVAGKLEEVRLLPEDARACTEALTAIELADWVILGPGSWYTSVLPHLLLPELRQALGDTAAKRCLTMNLDVETKETSGMTAADHLDVLRRYAPEFSVDVVLADPAAIQDLKAFEKAAGMIGAEVVLGRVGASRRRPVHDPLLLAAAYHDIFGNS; translated from the coding sequence ATGGGAGTCCTGACGGGCCCGTTGCCGCTCATCCCGCCCAAAGGCGTTCCGGGAAGCCAGCAACACAAGAGTCCTTCCGTGGTTGCGCTCGGAGGCGGACACGGCCTTGCGGCCTCGCTCTCCGCCCTTCGTTTGTTGACGTCGGAGCTGACGGCCATCGTCACAGTAGCTGACGACGGCGGCTCCTCCGGGCGCCTCCGGGACGAGTACGGTGTCCTCCCGCCCGGCGACTTGCGGATGGCACTGAGTGCGCTCTGCGACGACACCGACTGGGGGCGGACATGGCGGGACGTCATGCAGCACCGCTTCAATGCGGGCACCGCCAAGGGCGGCTCGCTGGATCATCACGCCATGGGCAACCTGCTCATCGTCACGCTCTGGGAGCTGCTGGGGGATACCGTGGCCGGCCTCAAATGGGCCGGAGCGTTACTGGGGGCGCGGGGCCAAGTACTGCCGATGTCCAGTGTTCCTTTGACCATTGAAGGCCAAGCCCGGGTGGAGCTGCCCGGCGGGGGGCATGAACTGCAGACTGTCAGTGGCCAGGCGAAGTGCGCAGTTGCGGGAAAACTCGAGGAAGTGCGGCTGCTGCCCGAGGATGCACGCGCGTGCACCGAGGCCCTCACAGCGATCGAGCTCGCCGATTGGGTCATCCTCGGACCGGGATCCTGGTACACGTCTGTATTGCCCCATTTGTTGCTGCCGGAGCTTCGCCAGGCCCTGGGCGATACCGCAGCCAAACGCTGCCTCACCATGAACCTTGACGTCGAAACCAAGGAAACGTCCGGCATGACGGCGGCGGACCACTTGGATGTCCTGCGGCGCTACGCACCGGAGTTCAGCGTCGACGTCGTACTCGCCGACCCCGCTGCGATCCAGGACCTCAAGGCCTTTGAGAAGGCGGCGGGGATGATCGGTGCGGAAGTGGTGTTGGGTAGAGTAGGGGCTTCGAGGCGCCGCCCCGTCCATGATCCACTGCTCTTGGCAGCGGCGTACCACGATATCTTCGGGAACAGTTAG
- the whiA gene encoding DNA-binding protein WhiA gives MALTASVKDELSRLDIKKSSVRKAEVSAMLRFAGGLHIISGRIVIEAEVDLASTARRLRAAIAEVYGHQSEIIVVSGGGLRRGSRYVVRVVRDGEALARQTGLLDGRGRPVRGLPSVVVNGSAADAEAVWRGAFLAHGSLTEPGRSSSLEVTCPGPESALALVGAARRLGIQAKAREVRGVDRVVIRDGDTIAALLTRMGAHDALMVWEERRMRKEVRATANRLANFDDANLRRSAQAAVAAGARVDRALEILGDDVPDHLKYAGELRVAHKQASLDELGRLADPPMTKDAIAGRIRRLLAMADKRALDLGIPGTEANVTPEMMDE, from the coding sequence ATGGCACTTACCGCGTCGGTCAAGGACGAACTGTCCCGGCTGGACATCAAGAAATCTTCAGTCCGTAAAGCTGAGGTTTCGGCGATGCTCCGCTTTGCAGGCGGCCTGCATATTATTTCGGGACGAATCGTCATCGAAGCCGAGGTGGACCTGGCCTCGACTGCCCGGCGCCTGCGCGCCGCGATTGCCGAGGTTTACGGACACCAGAGCGAGATCATCGTGGTCTCCGGCGGCGGCCTGCGCCGGGGAAGCCGCTACGTGGTCCGTGTCGTCCGCGACGGCGAGGCACTGGCCCGGCAAACAGGCCTTCTGGATGGTCGTGGGCGCCCGGTTCGTGGCCTGCCTTCCGTGGTGGTCAACGGGTCCGCGGCAGATGCTGAAGCCGTGTGGCGCGGAGCTTTCCTGGCTCATGGATCCCTCACTGAACCAGGACGTTCCTCGTCCCTGGAAGTAACCTGCCCAGGGCCCGAGTCTGCGCTGGCGCTCGTAGGTGCTGCCCGCCGGCTGGGCATACAGGCCAAGGCCCGCGAAGTCCGCGGGGTGGACCGCGTGGTTATCCGCGACGGTGACACCATCGCGGCGCTCCTTACGCGGATGGGCGCACATGACGCCCTGATGGTCTGGGAGGAGCGGCGCATGCGCAAGGAAGTCCGGGCAACTGCCAACAGGCTGGCCAACTTTGACGACGCCAACCTGCGCCGTTCGGCGCAGGCTGCCGTAGCGGCAGGCGCCAGGGTGGACCGCGCGCTTGAAATTCTCGGCGACGACGTTCCGGATCACCTGAAGTACGCAGGGGAGCTTCGGGTCGCCCACAAGCAGGCAAGCCTGGACGAACTGGGCCGCCTTGCCGATCCTCCCATGACCAAGGACGCCATTGCGGGCCGGATCCGTCGCTTGCTCGCGATGGCCGACAAACGCGCGCTGGATCTCGGAATTCCGGGTACTGAGGCAAATGTGACTCCGGAAATGATGGACGAGTAG
- the gap gene encoding type I glyceraldehyde-3-phosphate dehydrogenase, with amino-acid sequence MTTRIGINGFGRIGRNYFRAALAQGADLEIVAVNDLTSPETLAHLLKYDSVGGRLTQSVEVKEGNLVVNGESITVLAERDPANLPWAELGVDIVIESTGFFTKAAAAQKHIDAGAKKVLISAPASDEDITIVMGVNHELYDPAAHHIISNASCTTNCLGPLAKVVNDAFGIERGLMTTVHAYTADQNLQDGPHSDLRRARAAAINMVPTSTGAAKAIGLVLPELKGKLDGYAIRVPVPTGSATDLTVTVSREVTVEEVNAAVKAAAESDQFAGILSYTDAPIVSSDIVGDPASSIFDSGLTKVIGNQVKVVSWYDNEWGYSNRLVDLTELVASKLG; translated from the coding sequence GTGACCACCCGTATTGGTATCAACGGCTTCGGCCGCATCGGCCGCAACTACTTCCGCGCAGCACTGGCCCAGGGCGCAGACCTTGAGATCGTCGCAGTCAACGACCTCACCAGCCCCGAGACCCTCGCCCACCTCCTGAAGTACGACTCCGTCGGTGGCCGTCTGACCCAGTCCGTGGAGGTCAAAGAAGGCAACCTGGTTGTCAACGGCGAGTCCATCACCGTGCTTGCTGAACGCGATCCCGCAAACCTTCCCTGGGCCGAGCTCGGTGTCGACATCGTTATCGAATCCACCGGTTTCTTCACCAAGGCGGCAGCTGCGCAGAAGCACATCGACGCCGGCGCCAAGAAGGTCCTGATCTCGGCACCTGCAAGCGACGAGGACATCACCATCGTCATGGGTGTCAACCACGAGCTCTACGACCCCGCTGCGCACCACATCATTTCCAACGCATCCTGCACCACCAACTGCCTTGGCCCCCTGGCAAAGGTAGTCAACGACGCCTTCGGCATCGAGCGTGGACTCATGACCACGGTTCACGCCTACACGGCAGACCAGAACCTGCAGGACGGCCCCCACAGCGATCTCCGCCGTGCCCGCGCTGCTGCCATCAACATGGTTCCTACCTCCACCGGTGCCGCCAAGGCCATCGGCCTGGTCCTGCCGGAGCTCAAGGGCAAGCTGGATGGCTACGCGATCCGCGTTCCCGTCCCCACCGGTTCGGCCACTGACCTCACGGTCACTGTTTCCCGCGAAGTTACGGTCGAGGAAGTCAACGCCGCTGTCAAGGCTGCCGCTGAGTCCGATCAGTTCGCCGGCATCCTGAGCTACACGGATGCACCCATCGTCTCCTCGGACATCGTGGGCGACCCCGCTTCCTCGATCTTCGACTCCGGCCTGACCAAGGTCATCGGCAACCAGGTCAAGGTTGTTTCCTGGTATGACAACGAGTGGGGCTACTCCAACCGCCTCGTGGACCTTACGGAGCTCGTCGCATCCAAGCTGGGCTAG